In Tepidanaerobacter syntrophicus, a single genomic region encodes these proteins:
- a CDS encoding vitamin B12-dependent ribonucleotide reductase: MNLTENARVVLEKRYLIKDENGKVIETPEELMERVARAVAKAESKYPGADPDKWAEKFYDIMAELKFLPNSPTLMNAGRELGQLSACFVLPVEDSMEGIFDSIKYAALIHKSGGGTGFSFSRLRPKGATVKSTGGVASGPISFMKVFNAATEAVKQGGTRRGANMGILRVDHPDILDFIRCKEDDKEITNFNISVAITDKFMEALKNDETYDLVDPHTKKVAGKLKAREVFDLIVDMAWKNGEPGIIFIDRINKYNPTPEVGEIESTNPCGEQPLLPFESCNLGSINLVKFVKKSGEKIEIDYEDLKDTVHKAVRFLDDVIDVNVYPLKEIEEMTLSNRKIGLGVMGFADMLIALGIPYNSDEALKIAEEIMSFIDKESKNASCELAKERGVFPNWEKSIYKEKGIKLRNATTTTIAPTGTISIIAGVSSGIEPVFALAFERHVLDNQRLVEIHPMLEQVLKERGLYSEELMEKILERGTLQGIEEVPEDIKRVFVTAHDISPEWHVKMQAAFQKYTDNAVSKTVNFPQNATREDVKKVYLLAYELGCKGVTIYRDRSREEQVLNKGAKIEKKVKEETTESQEEANMDDKIKPRPRPNVTYGSTEKVKIGCGNLYITVNSDENGICEVFTNLGRAGGCPSQSEATSRLISLALRAGIDVKAIVEQLKGIRCHSTLRQMATNKDIKVLSCPDAIGRALERSMGKTIVVNGNSDVSEADIKRYVDINNEELEKANKKKPNPGKNNSNGALCPECGHELEHEGGCVVCRSCGYSKCS, encoded by the coding sequence ATAAATTTGACAGAAAATGCGAGAGTAGTTTTAGAAAAGCGATATCTCATAAAAGATGAAAACGGCAAAGTTATTGAAACTCCTGAAGAGCTAATGGAAAGAGTAGCCCGGGCGGTAGCTAAAGCAGAGTCTAAATATCCTGGCGCAGACCCTGATAAGTGGGCGGAAAAATTTTATGATATAATGGCGGAACTTAAATTTTTGCCAAACTCGCCTACCTTAATGAATGCCGGAAGAGAGTTGGGGCAGCTTTCGGCTTGTTTTGTTTTGCCGGTGGAAGACTCAATGGAAGGAATTTTTGATTCCATTAAATATGCCGCCCTTATTCATAAAAGCGGCGGGGGAACAGGATTTAGCTTTTCGCGCCTGCGCCCTAAAGGAGCCACAGTAAAGTCTACAGGGGGTGTAGCATCAGGGCCTATTTCCTTTATGAAGGTTTTCAATGCGGCAACAGAAGCTGTAAAGCAAGGCGGAACAAGGAGGGGTGCCAACATGGGCATACTTCGCGTAGATCACCCTGATATTTTGGACTTCATCCGCTGCAAGGAAGACGATAAAGAAATTACTAACTTTAACATAAGTGTAGCTATAACGGATAAGTTTATGGAAGCACTAAAAAATGATGAAACTTATGATTTGGTCGATCCTCACACAAAAAAAGTTGCAGGCAAGCTTAAAGCAAGAGAAGTGTTTGACTTAATAGTGGATATGGCTTGGAAGAATGGCGAGCCCGGTATTATATTTATTGACAGAATAAACAAATACAATCCCACACCGGAAGTCGGGGAAATTGAAAGCACCAATCCTTGCGGGGAGCAGCCCCTTTTGCCTTTTGAAAGCTGCAATTTGGGCTCGATAAATCTAGTTAAATTTGTGAAAAAATCAGGCGAAAAAATCGAAATTGATTATGAGGACTTAAAGGATACAGTTCATAAAGCAGTGAGATTTTTAGATGATGTGATTGATGTAAACGTCTATCCTCTAAAAGAAATTGAAGAGATGACTCTTTCTAATAGAAAAATCGGCCTTGGAGTTATGGGATTTGCTGATATGCTCATAGCCTTAGGCATCCCTTATAATTCGGATGAGGCTCTAAAGATTGCCGAAGAGATAATGAGCTTTATTGACAAAGAATCCAAAAACGCATCCTGCGAGCTTGCTAAGGAGCGGGGGGTGTTTCCTAACTGGGAAAAGAGTATTTACAAGGAAAAGGGCATAAAATTAAGGAATGCCACAACGACCACAATAGCTCCAACAGGGACAATAAGTATAATAGCAGGAGTTTCCAGCGGCATAGAGCCTGTATTTGCCTTAGCCTTTGAGAGACACGTATTAGATAATCAAAGATTAGTAGAAATCCATCCGATGCTGGAGCAAGTTCTAAAAGAGCGTGGGCTTTACAGTGAGGAATTAATGGAAAAAATCTTAGAACGAGGCACGCTGCAAGGCATAGAGGAAGTCCCTGAAGATATAAAGAGAGTTTTTGTTACAGCTCATGATATTTCGCCTGAGTGGCATGTAAAAATGCAGGCGGCATTTCAAAAATACACTGATAATGCTGTGTCAAAAACCGTAAACTTTCCACAGAATGCAACGCGTGAAGATGTTAAAAAGGTGTATTTACTAGCTTATGAATTAGGCTGCAAGGGTGTTACAATCTATAGAGATAGAAGCAGGGAAGAACAAGTTCTAAATAAAGGCGCAAAGATTGAAAAGAAAGTTAAGGAAGAAACGACTGAAAGCCAAGAAGAGGCAAATATGGATGATAAAATAAAGCCCAGGCCAAGGCCCAATGTTACTTATGGCAGCACGGAAAAAGTAAAAATAGGTTGCGGAAACCTTTATATAACAGTAAATTCAGATGAAAACGGAATATGTGAGGTATTTACAAATTTAGGCAGGGCAGGAGGATGCCCGTCCCAATCAGAAGCTACTAGCCGTCTGATATCCTTGGCTCTCAGGGCAGGGATAGATGTAAAAGCTATAGTTGAACAGCTAAAGGGCATTCGCTGTCACTCCACACTGCGACAAATGGCAACAAATAAAGATATAAAAGTGCTGTCATGTCCTGATGCTATCGGCCGCGCTCTTGAAAGAAGCATGGGAAAGACTATAGTAGTAAATGGCAACAGCGATGTAAGCGAAGCCGATATTAAACGCTATGTGGATATCAATAATGAGGAGTTAGAAAAGGCTAATAAGAAAAAACCGAATCCCGGCAAAAATAATTCAAATGGAGCCTTATGTCCGGAATGCGGCCACGAGTTAGAGCACGAAGGCGGATGTGTAGTCTGCCGCAGCTGCGGTTATTCAAAATGCAGTTAA
- a CDS encoding Fur family transcriptional regulator, with translation MERKRFVRKTKQRDLILKVLKSTDTHPTADWIYEQVKKEMPNISLGTVYRNLSILKEAGEILELNCGSKFSRFDGNPENHYHFVCTQCGKVSDVKGCPVNKELDSEVSKKNNVQVFFHRTEFYGLCSECKEKLKQ, from the coding sequence ATGGAAAGGAAAAGATTTGTTCGTAAAACAAAACAGAGAGACTTAATTCTAAAGGTTCTAAAAAGCACTGATACTCATCCTACAGCAGACTGGATTTATGAACAAGTAAAGAAAGAGATGCCAAATATAAGTTTAGGCACTGTTTATAGAAACTTGAGCATCCTTAAGGAAGCAGGAGAAATTCTGGAATTAAACTGCGGCAGCAAATTTAGCCGTTTTGACGGCAATCCGGAAAATCATTATCACTTTGTCTGTACCCAGTGCGGAAAAGTATCTGATGTTAAAGGATGCCCGGTGAATAAAGAACTAGATTCAGAGGTTTCTAAAAAAAATAATGTCCAGGTTTTTTTTCACAGAACTGAGTTTTATGGACTCTGTTCAGAGTGCAAAGAAAAACTTAAGCAATAG
- a CDS encoding RCKP-type rubredoxin-like domain-containing protein yields the protein MAVYKCSACGYEKESRCKPRKCPECEAKDTFVKVEAPQKEDK from the coding sequence ATGGCAGTATATAAATGCAGTGCTTGTGGGTATGAGAAAGAGAGCCGTTGTAAGCCTAGAAAATGTCCGGAATGCGAAGCCAAAGATACATTTGTTAAGGTAGAAGCACCTCAAAAGGAAGATAAATGA
- a CDS encoding thiamine pyrophosphate-dependent enzyme encodes MATLKELSKTKERFVGGHRLCAGCGHGISVRMILNALGDDENVVVGCATGCLEVATTIYPYTSWNCSFIHNAFENTGATLSGVEAAYKSLKKQGKINDDFKFVAFGGDGGTYDIGLQSLSGAMERGHNLVYVCLDNEAYMNTGIQRSSATPMGADTTTSPAGKVIPGKQQPRKDLTAIMADHKIPYVAQTAVSNWQDVHKKATKAFETEGPAFINMLSPCPRGWRYDTPNIVEIAKKAVETRFWPLFEVENGKWKLNYKPKRYVPIEEFLKPQGRFRHLFAPGNEDLIKRIQEEVDKEWLALLERCGEEPELPPR; translated from the coding sequence ATGGCTACATTAAAGGAACTTTCTAAAACAAAGGAAAGATTTGTTGGCGGACACAGGCTTTGCGCCGGCTGCGGCCATGGCATATCAGTGCGCATGATTTTAAATGCCCTCGGTGATGATGAAAATGTGGTAGTCGGTTGCGCTACCGGCTGCCTTGAAGTTGCTACTACTATATATCCATATACATCGTGGAACTGTTCTTTCATCCACAATGCTTTTGAAAATACCGGTGCTACTTTAAGTGGCGTAGAAGCTGCATACAAATCTCTTAAAAAGCAAGGCAAAATAAATGATGACTTTAAATTTGTAGCGTTTGGCGGTGACGGAGGAACTTATGATATAGGTCTGCAGTCGCTTTCAGGCGCGATGGAACGGGGCCATAATCTTGTATATGTTTGCCTTGACAACGAGGCCTATATGAATACAGGGATTCAGCGCTCCAGCGCAACACCAATGGGTGCTGATACTACTACAAGCCCTGCAGGAAAAGTTATTCCGGGCAAACAACAGCCTCGCAAAGACCTTACAGCTATAATGGCAGACCACAAGATACCCTACGTTGCACAAACTGCAGTAAGTAATTGGCAAGACGTGCACAAAAAGGCAACAAAAGCCTTTGAGACTGAGGGGCCGGCTTTTATAAATATGTTATCGCCATGTCCTAGAGGCTGGAGATATGATACTCCAAATATTGTCGAGATTGCTAAAAAAGCAGTTGAAACGCGCTTTTGGCCATTGTTTGAGGTGGAAAACGGCAAATGGAAGTTAAATTATAAGCCAAAAAGATATGTACCTATTGAGGAATTTTTAAAGCCTCAGGGAAGATTTAGACATTTATTTGCTCCGGGCAATGAGGACTTAATAAAGCGCATTCAGGAAGAAGTAGATAAAGAATGGCTTGCACTTTTGGAGCGTTGCGGCGAAGAACCAGAACTTCCGCCACGCTAA
- the porA gene encoding pyruvate ferredoxin oxidoreductase produces the protein MENKVALTGNEAVAEAMRQINPDVVAAYPITPSTEVVQMFSSFVANGKVDSDFVTVESEHSAMSATMGASAAGARAMTCTSSQGLAYMFEVVYIAASMRLPIVFAVANRTLSAPINIHCDHSDAMGIKQSGVIQLFSENAQEAYDNMIQAVRIAEHPDVHLPVSVNYDGFITSHALDILEILDDETVKNFVGVYKPEEYLLNVKEPISMGNFDMYDYYFEHKYQQVAAMEAAKRVIEEIGKEYEKISGRKYGLIDAYKLDDADMAVVVMNSAAGSAKGVCDELRAKGMKVGVLKPRAFRPFPHEAIADALKGVKAVAVLDRAETFSTLGGPMFGDVRNSLYDLKNDIKVVNYVYGLGGRDLRLEDVEKVYNDLADIIKTGKADNFVRYLGLRE, from the coding sequence ATGGAAAATAAAGTTGCCTTAACCGGAAATGAGGCTGTTGCTGAAGCGATGAGACAAATTAACCCAGATGTAGTCGCGGCTTATCCGATAACTCCTTCCACTGAAGTTGTTCAAATGTTTTCCTCTTTTGTAGCCAATGGCAAAGTTGATAGCGATTTTGTCACAGTTGAAAGCGAACATAGTGCAATGAGCGCTACAATGGGCGCATCAGCAGCAGGCGCAAGAGCGATGACATGCACTTCGAGCCAGGGCTTGGCTTATATGTTTGAAGTAGTTTATATAGCAGCTTCTATGAGATTACCCATCGTTTTTGCTGTAGCTAACCGTACATTAAGCGCTCCCATAAATATCCACTGCGATCACAGTGATGCTATGGGAATCAAGCAATCCGGTGTTATACAGCTATTTTCTGAAAATGCTCAGGAAGCATATGACAACATGATACAGGCAGTTCGCATTGCTGAGCATCCTGATGTACATTTGCCGGTCAGCGTCAACTATGATGGTTTTATAACAAGCCATGCTCTTGATATACTTGAGATACTCGATGATGAAACAGTTAAGAATTTTGTTGGAGTATATAAACCGGAAGAATACCTACTAAATGTAAAAGAACCAATATCGATGGGCAATTTTGATATGTATGATTACTATTTTGAGCATAAATACCAACAAGTGGCGGCAATGGAAGCTGCTAAAAGAGTAATTGAGGAAATCGGTAAAGAATATGAAAAAATTTCCGGCAGAAAATACGGTTTAATAGATGCTTACAAGCTCGATGACGCTGACATGGCAGTCGTTGTAATGAATTCTGCTGCCGGCAGCGCAAAAGGAGTTTGCGACGAGCTTCGGGCAAAAGGGATGAAAGTCGGCGTGCTAAAACCTAGAGCATTTAGACCGTTCCCTCATGAAGCAATTGCCGATGCACTAAAGGGTGTAAAGGCTGTTGCGGTTCTAGATAGGGCAGAAACATTCTCGACCCTTGGAGGTCCGATGTTTGGCGATGTAAGGAATTCACTGTATGATTTAAAAAATGATATAAAAGTCGTAAACTATGTATATGGTCTTGGCGGAAGAGATTTAAGGCTTGAGGATGTAGAAAAGGTTTACAATGATCTTGCTGATATAATAAAGACAGGGAAAGCCGACAATTTTGTAAGATATTTAGGACTTAGGGAATAG
- a CDS encoding 4Fe-4S binding protein encodes MTAPREFINPKMNWKQLTKAGNIYEPGNSVLYETGDWRTNRPIIDREKCINCLICWRYCPDASIIPDEGKFGSFDYKHCKGCGICASVCPTHAISMISEDEIEKEEEAKENGK; translated from the coding sequence ATGACAGCTCCTAGAGAATTTATAAACCCCAAGATGAATTGGAAACAACTTACAAAAGCCGGTAATATATATGAACCCGGCAATAGTGTACTTTATGAAACAGGTGATTGGCGCACCAACAGGCCTATTATTGACAGAGAAAAATGCATTAACTGCCTTATATGCTGGCGCTACTGCCCGGATGCTTCTATAATACCTGATGAAGGCAAGTTTGGTTCTTTTGATTATAAGCACTGCAAAGGCTGCGGTATTTGTGCAAGTGTGTGCCCTACCCATGCAATAAGCATGATTTCTGAAGACGAAATAGAAAAAGAGGAGGAGGCGAAGGAAAATGGAAAATAA
- a CDS encoding 2-oxoacid:acceptor oxidoreductase family protein, whose protein sequence is MSKKVLEIRWHGRGGQGAKTAALMLAETIAQMGKYVQGFPEYGPERMGAPILAFNRISDEPIHIHSNVINPDIVIVLDATLLSEKITEGVPEDGIYIVNTTKTPQEVRKKLNLKGGKIFTVDANQISLETIGRVIPNTPLMGAFIKATGFMPYEEFIENVKRELEKKFRTKPEVIDGNIKAIERAYREVKGE, encoded by the coding sequence ATGTCAAAGAAAGTGCTGGAAATACGCTGGCACGGAAGAGGCGGCCAGGGAGCCAAGACTGCAGCGCTTATGCTTGCAGAAACTATAGCTCAAATGGGCAAATATGTTCAAGGCTTTCCTGAATACGGTCCCGAGCGAATGGGAGCTCCAATTCTTGCATTTAACAGAATAAGTGATGAACCCATTCACATTCATTCAAATGTAATTAACCCGGACATTGTTATTGTGCTGGATGCTACATTGCTTAGCGAAAAAATCACTGAAGGAGTACCAGAAGACGGTATTTACATTGTAAATACCACAAAAACTCCTCAAGAAGTCAGAAAAAAACTTAATCTAAAAGGCGGGAAAATATTCACTGTCGATGCAAATCAAATTTCGCTGGAGACTATTGGCAGAGTTATTCCAAATACGCCTTTAATGGGAGCTTTTATAAAAGCGACCGGCTTTATGCCTTATGAAGAATTTATCGAAAATGTAAAGAGAGAACTGGAAAAGAAATTTAGAACAAAGCCCGAAGTCATAGATGGCAACATAAAAGCTATCGAAAGAGCCTACCGGGAGGTGAAGGGCGAATGA
- a CDS encoding coenzyme F420-0:L-glutamate ligase, whose product MDKISLPTNTGVAAIGIKTGLIFPNDDITEIAADTVKPFVENDDIICVTEAVVARSQNRYISCSELAEDIQKKLNLQPKSTLAVISPIASRNRFALIMKAMAMATRGGKVIVQFSMPFDEVGNQVMDEEFATTRVRLKKVLKSLREARENTPQLNVLIREIIAALKLQELGYNIISIRKITGTGIADLTVKTPEGKLGVAEVTFANLQKAKDKVIEIKKDVEGAEIALAIGVDLGHHKVIVANAESAEEPKIYDYSSQLESYHDPDVVYIDELGSIKFSHPITGMDYRDLYLEMIKEGNAEGEVLFTNNPLKVYDRGYINGVCISAVHERDKLKELFASFGAMVPVITLKDMGPGPWGVIGSNVSDFEKGVLKLLPGDADGTADAIKTKIKETSGKDVEVLIFGDGAYKDPDTGIFEMADPRPAIGVSKGLKSAALRTGTKLKLQLDTLYNKGYTKEQIEDILKNKTDKVTGESLGTTPRNVTSIIGTLADLVAGSADAGTPIVLVRGFQYAKPNK is encoded by the coding sequence ATGGATAAAATTTCTCTTCCTACAAATACAGGCGTAGCGGCAATAGGTATTAAAACAGGTCTTATTTTCCCCAATGATGACATTACCGAAATCGCAGCAGATACGGTAAAGCCATTTGTAGAAAATGATGACATTATATGTGTAACGGAGGCGGTAGTTGCCCGCTCACAAAACCGCTATATTTCTTGCAGTGAGCTTGCTGAAGATATTCAAAAAAAATTAAACCTGCAGCCAAAAAGTACACTGGCAGTTATCAGCCCGATTGCAAGCAGAAACAGATTTGCATTGATAATGAAAGCGATGGCTATGGCTACTCGCGGCGGAAAGGTCATTGTTCAGTTTTCGATGCCGTTTGATGAAGTGGGTAATCAGGTAATGGATGAGGAATTTGCAACTACAAGAGTTCGACTAAAAAAGGTTCTAAAAAGCCTTAGAGAAGCTAGAGAAAATACACCACAGCTAAACGTGCTGATACGCGAAATTATAGCGGCGTTAAAACTACAAGAGCTTGGTTATAATATTATAAGCATCAGAAAAATCACAGGGACAGGCATCGCAGATTTGACAGTAAAAACTCCCGAAGGCAAGCTTGGCGTTGCCGAAGTAACATTTGCTAATTTACAAAAAGCCAAAGATAAAGTTATTGAAATCAAAAAAGATGTAGAAGGCGCAGAAATAGCCTTGGCAATAGGAGTTGATCTAGGACACCATAAGGTGATCGTAGCAAATGCCGAAAGCGCTGAAGAACCAAAAATTTACGATTACAGCTCTCAGCTTGAAAGCTACCACGATCCGGATGTAGTCTATATCGATGAACTGGGCAGCATTAAGTTTTCTCACCCCATTACAGGCATGGACTACAGAGATTTGTATTTAGAAATGATAAAAGAAGGTAATGCAGAAGGAGAAGTACTTTTCACAAATAACCCGCTTAAAGTTTATGACCGCGGATATATTAACGGCGTATGTATCTCGGCGGTTCATGAGCGCGACAAGCTAAAAGAACTTTTTGCATCCTTCGGCGCAATGGTTCCGGTTATAACGCTTAAAGACATGGGGCCGGGTCCGTGGGGTGTAATCGGTTCTAATGTATCGGATTTCGAAAAAGGCGTGCTTAAACTTTTGCCCGGCGATGCAGATGGAACAGCTGATGCTATTAAGACGAAAATTAAAGAAACTAGTGGAAAAGACGTAGAGGTTTTGATTTTTGGAGACGGAGCATATAAGGATCCGGATACAGGAATATTCGAGATGGCAGACCCTCGTCCTGCGATAGGAGTAAGCAAAGGACTTAAAAGTGCAGCTCTTAGGACCGGCACAAAACTTAAACTGCAATTGGATACACTATATAATAAAGGATACACTAAAGAGCAAATCGAAGACATACTTAAGAATAAAACGGATAAAGTAACAGGAGAAAGCCTTGGAACAACTCCGCGAAATGTAACAAGCATTATTGGTACATTAGCCGATCTTGTGGCAGGTTCTGCAGATGCAGGAACGCCTATTGTTCTTGTGAGAGGCTTTCAATATGCAAAACCGAATAAGTAA
- the bcp gene encoding thioredoxin-dependent thiol peroxidase: MLKEGDIAPDFVLKEASGQEVRLSDFRGKKVVLYFYPKDNTPGCTKEACSFRDVYDYILEEGAVVIGISPDSPDSHQKFKAKQNLPFYLLSDEDHKVAEAYGAWGEKKAYGKTSVGIIRSTFIIDEEGKIIKVYPKVTPAEHGSEILEFLRQAK; the protein is encoded by the coding sequence ATGCTAAAGGAAGGTGACATTGCTCCTGATTTCGTCTTAAAAGAAGCTAGCGGGCAAGAAGTCCGACTATCAGATTTTCGAGGCAAAAAGGTAGTTTTGTATTTTTATCCAAAGGATAATACTCCGGGCTGCACCAAGGAAGCATGCAGTTTCAGGGATGTTTATGATTACATTCTTGAAGAAGGCGCTGTAGTAATAGGAATTAGTCCTGACAGCCCAGACTCTCATCAGAAATTTAAAGCAAAACAAAATCTGCCTTTTTATCTTTTAAGCGATGAAGATCATAAAGTTGCAGAGGCTTATGGAGCGTGGGGAGAAAAGAAAGCATACGGAAAAACTTCAGTGGGAATTATACGCTCTACTTTCATCATAGACGAAGAAGGTAAGATAATAAAAGTATACCCAAAGGTTACGCCTGCCGAACACGGCAGTGAAATACTTGAGTTTTTAAGACAAGCTAAATAA
- a CDS encoding VIT1/CCC1 transporter family protein — MFDEISAALSFYKEETNAAKLYGYLSKVEKDEEMRKNFYELCQIETAHANFWRKFLEKRGHTPSGGSSSFALTWSKIIRAILGPKLYLSILEMTESLSTETYYKFLQFAEMSEDERKVLKKIIEDELDHESLFENQQSALPVGNIRDFIMGMNDGLVELLGAVTGLSAVYPNNPLFVGINGLVVGLAGALSMAIGSFISVRSQRQVNEGVKKKLELLFGVSKDRAKKELIDKLTESGLPEDVGKEVADKIGENHESMVSLLVEESNENEIKSAIFTGIAYIIGVGFPVIPYFIMGSSFAALGLSALLAALALASVATIVSVTAGNPNIKGKIAEMVITGLGAAAISYVFGLLVQNVFGISA, encoded by the coding sequence ATGTTCGACGAAATTAGTGCAGCATTATCATTTTATAAAGAAGAAACAAATGCGGCGAAGCTTTATGGATACCTTTCAAAAGTTGAAAAAGACGAAGAGATGAGGAAAAACTTTTACGAACTTTGCCAAATTGAAACAGCCCACGCAAATTTTTGGCGAAAATTTCTTGAAAAAAGAGGTCATACACCTTCCGGCGGTAGCAGCTCTTTTGCTCTAACTTGGTCAAAGATAATTCGCGCAATACTAGGTCCCAAACTCTATTTATCTATTTTAGAAATGACTGAGTCTTTGAGCACAGAAACTTATTATAAATTCTTACAGTTTGCAGAAATGTCCGAAGATGAAAGAAAGGTTCTTAAAAAAATAATTGAAGATGAATTAGACCATGAAAGCCTCTTTGAAAATCAACAAAGCGCACTTCCTGTTGGCAATATTAGAGATTTTATCATGGGAATGAACGATGGCCTGGTAGAGCTTTTAGGAGCCGTGACAGGTTTGTCGGCTGTATATCCGAATAATCCATTGTTTGTGGGAATAAACGGTTTAGTAGTAGGCCTTGCAGGGGCGCTTTCAATGGCCATAGGCAGTTTCATTTCTGTGCGCTCCCAGCGCCAGGTAAATGAAGGTGTAAAAAAGAAACTGGAATTGTTGTTTGGTGTTTCAAAAGATAGGGCTAAAAAAGAGTTAATAGATAAACTTACGGAATCCGGCTTGCCTGAAGATGTAGGAAAAGAAGTAGCTGACAAAATAGGTGAAAATCATGAATCGATGGTAAGCCTTCTCGTGGAAGAATCCAACGAAAACGAGATAAAATCAGCAATATTTACAGGAATTGCATATATCATAGGTGTCGGTTTTCCCGTAATTCCTTACTTTATAATGGGTTCATCATTTGCCGCTTTAGGACTCTCTGCTCTCCTGGCAGCTTTGGCTTTGGCTAGTGTGGCTACTATTGTATCCGTTACAGCGGGAAATCCTAACATAAAGGGCAAAATAGCGGAGATGGTAATAACAGGTTTGGGGGCTGCTGCAATTTCCTATGTCTTTGGTCTTTTGGTTCAAAATGTATTTGGAATCAGCGCATAA
- a CDS encoding CBS domain-containing protein, whose product MKIREIMKSPVIVLKPKETVEKALEIMNKEKVNGTPIVDDDNHLVGMIVKADIYRFLMDRGHYKSCPVEWVMTKNVIKAHADEEILDVAKRLRDYNIIALPVVEDNDEVVGIISFEDILDYYIAKEMNKN is encoded by the coding sequence ATGAAAATCAGAGAAATAATGAAGTCTCCCGTCATAGTTTTAAAACCTAAGGAGACTGTAGAAAAAGCGCTCGAAATAATGAATAAGGAGAAGGTGAATGGCACTCCCATTGTAGACGATGACAACCATTTAGTTGGAATGATTGTAAAAGCAGATATATACCGTTTTTTGATGGATCGAGGCCACTATAAAAGTTGCCCGGTAGAGTGGGTCATGACAAAAAATGTCATAAAAGCTCATGCAGACGAGGAAATTTTAGATGTAGCAAAGCGGCTCAGGGATTACAATATTATTGCTTTGCCTGTGGTAGAAGACAATGATGAGGTTGTTGGAATTATTTCGTTTGAAGATATATTGGATTATTATATAGCAAAAGAAATGAACAAAAACTAA
- a CDS encoding GGDEF domain-containing protein: MIKKRHSLKLFFIFLSWIGVGISPWALYVQHLNENTFERRFAPAYLTIHTSFWLCTGYFLAKLYFSAYKDELTGLWNRRYLNEILHDLTRDLKDQRADKILSLAILDIDNFKSINDRYGHLFGDEVLKEIAQILQDNLRRTDIIARWGGEEFVIVMPDTNSTGAKAVFERIRSIIEEYDFGCKITISGGIASAQELVQAADLINMADKALYKAKLIKNLITLHQE, translated from the coding sequence ATGATTAAAAAGAGGCATTCATTGAAATTATTTTTCATATTTCTTTCGTGGATAGGTGTTGGAATATCGCCTTGGGCTTTATATGTTCAGCATCTAAATGAAAATACATTTGAAAGGCGATTTGCCCCTGCATATTTAACTATTCATACGTCTTTTTGGCTTTGCACGGGATATTTTCTTGCGAAATTATACTTTTCTGCGTACAAAGATGAGCTGACGGGACTTTGGAATAGAAGATATTTGAATGAAATATTACATGATCTTACGAGAGATTTAAAAGATCAGAGAGCTGATAAAATTTTATCACTTGCAATCCTGGATATAGATAATTTCAAATCTATAAATGACAGATATGGTCATCTTTTTGGTGATGAAGTATTGAAAGAAATAGCACAAATATTACAGGACAACCTTCGAAGAACCGATATTATTGCAAGATGGGGCGGGGAGGAATTTGTAATAGTTATGCCGGATACTAATTCAACCGGAGCAAAAGCAGTTTTCGAACGCATAAGAAGCATCATAGAGGAGTATGATTTCGGCTGTAAAATTACCATCTCAGGCGGAATCGCCTCTGCTCAGGAGCTTGTTCAGGCTGCAGATTTGATAAATATGGCAGATAAGGCTCTTTATAAGGCAAAACTCATTAAAAATCTTATAACACTGCATCAAGAATAG